The window TGGCCAccaggaatgtgtgtgtgtgtgtgtgtgtatttgtgatTGCTGAGCATTGTGTCCCAAATGCTCATGTAGCTGCAGGTACAACTtgagcaacaaaacaagatattttCACAGACCCAAGGCCTGAAAGAGCAGACAGGATGTGTGCTCAGCAACATCGGAGTAAGTCAGCACTTTAAATAGCTTGTTTCACTTCAAGTGGTGTGCAGCTCATTTGGAGCAAAAGGCAaaagttgctctttttttcttttcttcttccctGTCCcaaaagccttttgttttggcaCCGAGCTGCTAATGGAGAGGAAACGGGAGTGGGGAGGGCCAGAGGTGGGGCACAAATCATCCCGTGGTGCTCGGCACGTGACGGCAGTCAGGTGGAGGTTTCTGGCTGCGCAACTTTCTCCGTGCCCACACGCTGTTGGAGCAAGGGAACACCGAAGACGGCGTTTCAACTTCTGACGTTCAGCTCGAGAAGCACCCTGCACGCAAACCCCCACGATGGCAGCCCGGTGCCGCGGCGCTGCTTGCTCATCGTAAactagttattttttgtttgttttctttctttatataaaaGCAGCCGgacaaatttggaaaaaaaaatgagtaggGGATTTAGAGGCACTCGGGCCAGACGGCGCACTCTGCCTGCTCTCCTGTCAGGGACACAGCACTCGCGTTGAACACGCCACTCCCCCCCCACCANNNCCCGGCCCCGGCGCGCGAGCGGCTGTTCCAGGCGATCTGATAAACATTGCGTGACAAGGGCTCGGCTCAGGCAAAACAAACGTGAGTGAGCGAGGGACCCAgaccccacccccctccccccgtaCTGCTGTAAATCAGCTGTGTGCTCTTGAGGAAAAGTGGTGAGTGTGTCTCGGGGCGGGGGGGAGCACATGCTGCTGTCAGGGAGCTGTCAGGGTTGAACTGAGTCCTGTTTTGTTGATAGGCATCGGGAACACGGAGCCCTCCTCAAACAAAGGTGCTGCAGGTCGTACGGAGGTGGGGGCACGGTCGTGTCAGGGTGCTTTTTGTCACCGCGGCGTTGCAGTCAGGCTGAAAAACGTTCAGCTTTTAGTGGAAGCCATGCTTTGATTTTGCAGAGATCTGCATTTTGGTTTGGAAcaaataagataaaacaaaagtttagtctttttgttCCCAACATAAACTGTTGTGCAGTTGTTAGAAATGAAGCTTGTTTTGGGAATTCCTAcatatatttcttcttttttccaccCCCCTAactaaatctgtcttttttttttttttgtagattccTAAACAGGAGACAAATTAGCAAAGAACTCTTATTTCCAAAGTTTTGTACATTGTCAccatccttccttccttctgtgGCTgcattcacaaacaaaaaacaaaaaaagccaaaatataAACACCATTCCTCGAAAACTGTCTGGTTCAAGGACTGGTGTGAAAATAATCGGGGTGGAAAATGACCAATGCCACTCCCCCAACCCACccaaaaaagtaaatgaaaacaaaaagaaaaaaagaaaagaaagactaCAGAAGAGTCGCACTTCAGAAATGACTAAATGTTTGTAATATTTGGGAGTACAGAAATGGCTTCaggctaaaaaaacaaataaccgTGTTGCCGTATTTAAGAGAAGCGCTCCGGAGCAGATTTCTGTTCCCTTCCAGCCACATTAAATACACGATAAAGGGCCGGAGAGGCAtgaagtccaaaaaaaaaaaaactggagggGAAAGTCAAGTGAGAGTATTTGGGGAAATgccttattttatgttttttttattacaagaaGGTGGGAGGCGGGGGTCCGTGACCGTTGGCTCAGATTACCCTTTGGATGATGATGAGTGGCGCTCTGCCGGCTGCAGCTGAGCACGCTACGCTGAAAGAGGCCCTTTTTTTACAACCCGAGAGAACGTCGTCCACTCACCCGGACCCCCACTCCCAGTCCAGAAAAAACACCCTCcgtcccctcctcctcctgctacTGCAGAGACCCCCACCCGCNNNNNNNNNNNNNNNNNNNNNNNNNNNNNNNNNNNNNNNNNNNNNNNNNNNNNNNNNNNNNNNNNNNNNNNNNNNNNNNNNNNNNNNNNNNNNNNNNNNNNNNNNNNNNNNNNNNNNNNNNNNNNNNNNNNNNNNNNNNNNNNNNNNNNNNNNNNNNNNNNNNNNNNNNNNNNNNNNNNNNNNNNNNNNNNNNNNNNNNNNNNNNNNNNNNNNNNNNNNNNNNNNNNNNNNNNNNNNNNNNNNNNNNNNNNNNNNNNNggggggggggggatgaggGCGTGTTGGTGTTGGAAGGGTGGAGCAGAGGGCTGAAGGGGTTCAGCTGAGGGACCACTTTCACACGGCCTTTTTGTGGAGCACCTCTCTGCACCTGTACAATGTTTGTTTAagcccctttttttccttttttctattttcacattaaaaaataaaagtcccgGCCGAACCCAAATCCTTctaaattataaaactgaattCTCAAAGTTGGTTTTGTTTAGGCCCTTTCTGACCGCCAGCTGTTTCTGATCGACCTGCACCAAAGAccggagacagagacagggtCGTACCCCCAGGTGACAGACGCAGGCGACGCCcttcctgcagagaaaaaacaggAGACCTCGGTGGGACCGGTCCACCGGCCGTGgccccgtgtgtgtgtgtgtgtgcgtgcagcaAACCCCAGAGAGCGCTCATTGAGGCTGCGGCGATGGTCCGAGGCAATCTCGCATTGTTGGAGCTTGTTTACCGTTCAGCCGGAGTTAGCCAAAGGAACAGGAGAGCACCGAACAAAGAAACGGTTCATGGTCCGGCTTCACTAATGGAGGATTGAAAGGCCTTTATGAGCAAATCTGAATGGACCAAGAACAGGGAGAGAGGGAGCGGTGGGGATATGgcgatttaaaaacaaacaagccaaaaaaaccccaaaacaaacaaaacaaaaaaaacggtTGTGAATCAGAATAATATATAGTATCTAGAGAAAGTCACTGGATGTGCCTGCGGAGATTAACTCTGCCTTGTCCTTGTTATCACTTAAATAAACATCCTAAATGGTGCGCCCAGAGAGCTGTTTGCTCGAGGATCCAGTGTTGTTGGCCTGCAGGGCTTTGGCAGGGATGCAGATGCAGATGCAGATGCAGATGCAATCTGCGTCTTGGATTTCGCTCCGCAGACTCAGGACTGcagttttgctgcagttttggtcaagaatgatttttttttttttttttgcacgtgGTCCCTGTGACTTTGAGAGCCCCGCGTTGGCTGCAAAGCGTGGCACGTTTgactcttttatttttgtctggcAGAGTGCGCCGACACGTGTAAATGCGCGATCAGAACGTACTCGGGAAACAACGGAGCGCTTGGCGACGTGATAGACAGAAAACACGCCTTCGTGCCGAGACCCTGTTTGTCCGGGTGATTGAGTGGCACGTGGGTGTACGGTGCGACCAGATCAGCCGAATGAATCACCTGTGGCTTGTAGATAATGTCGTCAAACAATGAcagtaaatctgtaaaaatgttgttttttttctttttgtcccgCTGAGATTTGCAGGTGAGTCTTCATGTGTTCTCAACTGTTCACGGGCTCTCGCCTCGTtaggtgggtgggtgggtgggtgtgttgTTGGAGACTGGAGGAAGTATGAAGTCCCTGGGACCAGTGCTCGTCATATCTCTGGTTATAGATGGTTGAGAGGCGTTCAGGAAACACTGGTAAATCGTATTCATTACCCAGCAGCGCTGATTCTCTCCAGTACTTGTAGGAAACGCCGCAGTTATGATCAAACCAGTGGTTTGATAAAAGcctctcttgtttttgtttgttcctttttggcTTCATTATAAGCGTTAGCTTTGCTTCACCGTCTCGCTtcgtgttttgtgtttattagctGCAAACGCACTCGATGGCCACTAGTGATGACATCATCGGGGCAATAAGTTTGCTTAGGACTGTAAACATGTTTCATGAACTAATCTTACAATGTGGGGCATAATACGAAGGTTAATTTTCCTTCAGGGGGTCAGTCTGCCGGTGTTGTACTGGGAGAATGCACCCCTGCTACAAAATCCACTCCTGCATAAACACGAGAGTGTGTCGGGTCAAATATGACGCCGTGCTGCCCGCAGGCATGCCCgtcttttaattgtttaaaaactggtggTGACATCGCCATGCAGTCACGTCAACAAGGCGAACGTGAACATATTGATGCTGTTTTCTGTTCGAATCCACCCGACGCTCGCCAAGCAGAGTCACCGGTGCGCCTTCGTCTGCTTTTTGGGTGAGAATTAGGGCGCCTTTACAAGCTCAAGCGAGTTTAAGTgctgaaaatctaaaaaaaaaatctaaaaaaaaaccttcagcgTTCACCATGTAGAAAGGAGTGAGCGGTCCTGCCGCGCACCAACGCACCATGAAAATCAGAACGGACAAAAACAGCATCTGCCTCTGCTATTTAGGGACGTACCGACGAGCTCCTCTCGaccttttgtgtgtttatttgtgtgtgtgtgtgtgtgttcgcggCTGGTGGACAGGTGCTGactcattttgttcttgtgtgtgcTTGCAGACGTGCCAAACTACGGCTCTACTTGGAGCAGTTGAAGAAGCTGGTGCCTTTGGGTCCAGACAGCACGAGACACACCACCCTGAGCTTGCTGAAAAGGGCCAAAATGCACATTAAGGTactaaaggaaaaaacaacaacaccatccaaaaaaagaaagaagtcgATGTTCACAAGCTTCCTGTTATTCCTGTTAATTTCAGCCTTTTGACTTTAAGAATATCAATAGGTTTAAGTGCCTTTAATCAATGCAATAATATGTTAATATGCAACTCATATTAGGTGATTTTTTTATacctaatttaaattaaaggccatCACTTTCGCTAAATTCAAACCCGAAAAACAATCAACTTCTCAACAAACGAGCCAACACTGTGGACGGCGCCGAGGATTCGGGGGCCAATCTGTAGATAAGGAGCTGAGGCGATGGTTCGTTTGTGCAGAGATAAATTCTCCTCGCTTCAGAAGCGTTTCAGGTCACGGAGACGAGGCATCCAGGCGTTCAGAGGCCAAAAGCCTTTTCGCCTCGTGCACGAACTCCACAAGGGTGCCGCGGTTGCAGGAGGCGCAGCGTCGGTACGGCTCGGGCCTCGCTGCGCGATCGAGCTGTTTACAGGCAGCAACAacagtgtgtgcgtgtgtgtggttGGTGGGAAAATCCAGCCGTCGAGCGCTTTAacccttcacttcctgtttgccgCGCACGTCCTCCTCTCCGCTCAGGCGGTACGTGATCGATTTCTCGTCACCGCGCCGTCTTCTCGCGTGGCGGCGGGACTCGCTTTGATTCACCACTGAGAACTTTCAGATGCAGATaggtgcaaagaaaaaaaaaaaaaatatatatatatatatatatatatatatatatatatatatatatatatatatatatatatgatggtTACAAAGAGAGGGAAGGTCATCCACACAGAAGGGATCTCACTCCCAGAAGGAAAAATAGCAGACATTGAGGACAGTTACAAGTACCTGGGAATACCACAAGCAAATGGCAACCTCgatgaggccacaaggaaaGGAGCCACNNNNNNNNNNNNNNNNNNNNNNNNNNNNNNNNNNNNNNNNNNNNNNNNNNNNNNNNNNNNNNNNNNNNNNNNNNNNNNNNNNNNNNNNNNNNNNNNNNNNNNNNNNNNNNNNNNNNNNNNNNNNNNNNNNNNNNNNNNNNNNNNNNNNNNNNNNNNNNNNNNNNNNNNNNNNNNNNNNNNNNNNNNNNNNNNNNNNNNNNNNNNNNNNNNNNNNNNNNNNNNNNNNNNNNNNNNNNNNNNNNNNNNNNNNNNNNNNNNNNNNNNNNNNNNNNNNNNNNNNNNNNNNNNNNNNNNNNNNNNNNNNNNNNNNNNNNNNNNNNNNNNNNNNNNNNNNNNNNNNNNNNNNNNNNNNNNNNNNNNNNNNNNNNNNNNNNNNNNNNNNNNNNNNNNNNNNNNNNNNNNNNNNNNNNNNNNNNNNNNNNNNNNNNNNNNNNNNNNNNNNNNNNNNNNNNNNNNNNNNNNNNNNNNNNNNNNNNNNNNNNNNNNNNNNNNNNNNNNNNNNNNNNNNNNNNNNNNNNNNNNNNNNNNNNNNNNNNNNNNNNNNNNNNNNNNNNNNNNNNNNNNNNNNNNNNNNNNNNNNNNNNNNNNNNNNNNNNNNNNNNNNNNNNNNNNNNNNNNNNNNNNNNNNNNNNNNNNNNNNNNNNNNNNNNNNNNNNNNNNNNNNNNNNNNNNNNNNNNNNNNNNNNNNNNNNNNNNNNNNNNNNNNNNNNNNNNNNNNNNNNNNNNNNNNNNNNNNNNNNNNNNNNNNNNNNNNNNNNNNNNNNNNNNNNNNNNNNNNNNNNNNNNNNNNNNNNNNNNNNNNNNNNNNNNNNNNNNNNNNNNNNNNNNNNNNNNNNNNNNNNNNNNNNNNNNNNNNNNNNNNNNNNNNNNNNNNNNNNNNNNNNNNNNNNNNNNNNNNNNNNNNNNNNNNNNNNNNNNNNNNNNNNNNNNNNNNNNNNNNNNNNNNNNNNNNNNNNNNNNNNNNNNNNNNNNNNNNNNNNNNNNNNNNNNNNNNNNNNNNNNNNNNNNNNNNNNNNNNNNNNNNNNNNNNNNNNNNNNNNNNNNNNNNNNNNNNNNNNNNNNNNNNNNNgatcccaggaacaacatcagacatctcagtccagaaatgtgcagttctaggcacagccaagatactgcgcagaaccctcaagctcccaggcctctggtagaggacccgagctcagaggatgaaacaaagaccacccgcggagggtgagaagggaatttttttatgAGCCCCTGCTCAGAGTCTCATTTTTTGCAAATgattcaggtttatttttagcttttgaccTGGAAGCTTTATCCAGAATTTGGGCTGTTTTAGCCataaaatgttgactttttaaaaaaaaaaaaaactttctttttgtgtctttggcAGAGCTCTGACTGTGTTAAAGCACAAAACTAAACCTGGTTTTAAGTTTTCAAACTTCTTTTTATAACCTCAGCACCAGCATCAGGAACGTTATCCACAGCAAGAGCAGCATAAATTAATCCGTTTGCTTCGgctgttttgtgcttttgttcaCTGTGTTTACTGAACGGGAAGACCCTTgaagggaatgcatatcgcccgccggaTGAAATGATGGtcgttttggtccaacctttAACCGACTGACGTCACACACAGACTGCATGCTGCTAAATTCTAACCGTTCTCGACTtgcgttgactccaaaagttaatcagttgcagagcCACATCCAGTGGttgcttcctgaaagtttcagtaataTCTGTtgggtggttcatgagatattttgctaacagacagatatgTATATATATTCAAACAGTTATtggttaaattttaaaaacaaagatctttttacgatctgtttgtgctcaaaaTCCGCGTTGTGGCACCTGTCTCCACACCAAATTCCAGCGCAACATTTGTGAAACTGACCGAGCCGCGGCCACCTCTGTGCTTTTCGAGATCAGtcggctgtgacggccatctcgATTTGAGCtgaccaaaagttaatcagctgaagatgtgcATCCGACGGTTACTTTCGGcatgttttgttcacatttgtccagtggtttgtgagatatttcactaacagacagacgcacacacaagcaaaaacggCATCACCTAAATTTTGACCTGTTGACAGCGAACGATAAACAAATACTGCAGTAGTTTCCAGTTTAGACAACGTTTAGTCCTACTATTTGCTGTGTAGGTATCATTTATGAAGGCTAAGATTATCCActggtgttatttatttaaatgaacccATGCAGATTGTCTTATATGTCtttaaaacacttattttatGTGGTTCTgtagtttgtcattttctgtatCCTTCAAAAAGGTCAGAATTTGGAGATTTTGTTCAGGTCTCCCAACATAATTTAGGTAAAGGTTGTAATATATTTGGAGGAAATCACAACAAATGAGCATGAAACacgtctatttttttttttaaatttctttaacgTAAAGCACATGTGATCTCAGCTGTGCGCGGGCCGAGTGATCGCCGTCGCTCAATCGTTCGGCGCCTCACGTCACCCCGTGTGTGTCCGCagaagctggaggagcaggacaGGAAGGCCCTGAACGTGAAGGAGCAGCTTCAGCGAGAGCACCGCTACCTCAAACGCCGCCTGGAGCAGCTCTCCGTGTTGGGGTCCGTGGAGCGCATCCGCACCGACAGCATGGGCTCCACCATTTCCACCGACTCGGAGCAAGGTAGCGCTTTCGTAACTCTGAAAAGCTCTGAAAAAGATCCCGCTTGTCCCAAAATTCTGCGAAATGAACAGTTGACGTCTTACCTGTTGCTGCATGTCAGGCATTCGGCTCATTACGGGctttaagtgatttttttgaAACAGCCTGGAGTGATTATACAGCAAACAACCTTTAGTTTTTGgaatttattgtagatttttcTCTAATCTTAGAGTCAGAATTATACTCCTAGTCTCAGATACATACATACCTGCCCGCTAATATTTGCTTAAATCTTCCTTAGAAAGTCGCCCCTCTGCCACATGCCTTCTGTAGCTGTCGACACGCTCCTGGCATCACTCTAgttcaggggtggccaatcctggccctcgagggccaccatcctgcaggtttgacttgtttctctgctccaacacacctggtttgaatcaatgggtgattaacaggcttcagcagaacatgaagaggtgattaaaccactgaatcaggtgtgttggagcagagaaacaaggaaaacatgcaggatggtggccctcgaggaccaggattggagacccctgctctagtTGATATTTGACCTCTCTTACTGGCAGAAATGGTGGATTTCATTGGGCTTCGCGGAGGTGATTCCAGAAGCTTCGCGTTAGCCTGACTtagccaatcagaaaccagttggGACGCGTTTTGGATCGTTGTCCTGTCGGAACGGCCAGATGTGTCCAAGGTTCAACTGTGGCGTTGTTGGTTTGAGGTGGAGTTGAAGGATTTGGAGATAGACACCCCCTTTCTTCCCTATGGCAGCCACAGCACTATGCTGCCGCCTCCATGCTTCACAGTTGGTGCAGCGTTCTCAGGTCTGAAAGGCTCACCTACATCTTGTCTTGTCTGATGGTCAGACTTTCCTGCAGAAGGCATTTAGGCTCTTAAAAAGGCGTCCCTTTTGGGGGAAAGGGGGCTTCTCTCTcggttagcttgtcagtccggTCAGGATTAAGCTGTTTCTTCAACCTGAGCTTGTTCAAAGAGCGATCTGCAGCACGGAGCTCCAGATCTGAACTAGAAGTCGACAAAGATCTGAGAACGTTGCAGTCTGAAAGCCACGCAGGCCCGCAGCTGCACCCATCTAAAGTCGTTCGGCCGCTCTCCCTTTCCGAGGAGTGGCGTGCTCAGACGATTAGCCCCGGCCTCCCGTCCTCAGGCCGCTCCCCTGGGTTAAAAGGTCAACGCCCCAGATCACAGATAAACGGACTTGAGGGGAGCCATCGTCACGCGGCGGCAGGAACGACAGAAGTGCGGCGACCCGAGCTCGGAGGGGTGCTCTGGcgtgaacccccccccccaggcaAATCTCCCGAGGCGTCAGGCGTCGCCGGGTTTCCTCCGAGGCGCTCGTTGGCTGGTTGAGCAGGTGTGTGGAGATAAGAGAGCTGTCGGCGCCCGGAGCTtcacacagctgcagctctccTTTGATCGC of the Kryptolebias marmoratus isolate JLee-2015 linkage group LG3, ASM164957v2, whole genome shotgun sequence genome contains:
- the mxd4 gene encoding max dimerization protein 4 isoform X2, encoding MELNSLLILLEAAEYLERRDREAEHGYASVLPYSNDFSRKKTKPTPISRKSPNNRRAKLRLYLEQLKKLVPLGPDSTRHTTLSLLKRAKMHIKKLEEQDRKALNVKEQLQREHRYLKRRLEQLSVLGSVERIRTDSMGSTISTDSEQGSAFVTLKSSEKDPACPKILRNEQLTSYLLLHVRHSAHYGL
- the mxd4 gene encoding max dimerization protein 4 isoform X1 gives rise to the protein MELNSLLILLEAAEYLERRDREAEHGYASVLPYSNDFSRKKTKPTPISRKSPNNRSSHNELEKHRRAKLRLYLEQLKKLVPLGPDSTRHTTLSLLKRAKMHIKKLEEQDRKALNVKEQLQREHRYLKRRLEQLSVLGSVERIRTDSMGSTISTDSEQGSAFVTLKSSEKDPACPKILRNEQLTSYLLLHVRHSAHYGL